One genomic region from Chthonomonas calidirosea T49 encodes:
- a CDS encoding putative alpha-L-arabinofuranosidase produces the protein MHLSHARKWLYYLSLLVLGLGVVQAAHAQNLVIYTGKLENGWQNWSWCQTELGNTRFTYAGEPSIQVHYTAPSQGFYLAHEPFKTDGYTALSFWINGGNTGNQHIQVAGLLDRKAQPAVPLASFIKGGAILADRWQEVVIPLAALHVDHAANFTGFWLQDASGTAQPPFYLAAIRLLAAPPPAQIRLDVDVQHILRNVSPIAIGLNTACWDSHLNTPATIELLSPLHINILRFPGGSTSDGYHWQTNNSDNNTWKWATDFDSFAHIAQALHTQAFITVNYGSGTPQEAAAWVRYANIEKHYGFKYWEIGNECYGNWEEDHHPIPHDPYTYAVEAAQFITQMKAVDPSIKVGVVAVVGEDSFANNKNHAAVNPRTHQTHYGWTPVMLSTLHQLGVLPDFLIYHRYEQNPGNESDAFLLQAARTWPNDAANLRQQLSDYLGSDGDKVALVCTENNSVSYNPGKQTTSLVNGLYLADSVANLLKTEFQSICWWDLRNGPSPNNNNSSTLYGWRNYGDYGIVSPQNDRYPTYYVFKLLAYFANSGDQIVSASSNYDLLSIYAARHPNGSLSLLIINKSPDQTLTGEIHLAGFNPQRAALCYSYGIPQDDAARTGKGSPDLAMTRCTVPGATFRFQFAPYSANVLLLKGK, from the coding sequence ATGCACCTCTCCCACGCGAGGAAATGGTTATACTATCTTTCTCTTCTCGTGCTAGGCCTCGGAGTTGTCCAAGCCGCCCATGCCCAAAATCTCGTCATCTATACCGGCAAACTAGAAAACGGCTGGCAGAACTGGTCATGGTGCCAAACAGAGCTTGGGAACACACGTTTTACGTATGCCGGTGAACCGAGTATTCAGGTGCACTACACAGCTCCTTCGCAAGGATTCTACCTGGCTCATGAACCATTTAAGACGGACGGGTATACGGCACTCAGCTTCTGGATTAACGGAGGGAACACGGGAAATCAGCACATACAGGTGGCAGGCCTGCTCGATCGCAAAGCGCAGCCAGCAGTGCCCTTGGCCTCCTTCATCAAGGGAGGCGCGATTTTAGCCGATCGGTGGCAAGAAGTCGTTATACCCTTAGCAGCGCTTCATGTTGATCATGCAGCTAACTTCACCGGTTTTTGGCTGCAAGATGCCTCTGGAACCGCTCAACCGCCTTTCTATCTCGCTGCTATTCGCCTGCTGGCTGCTCCTCCACCCGCTCAAATTCGGCTGGATGTAGATGTTCAGCATATTCTTCGAAACGTTTCGCCCATCGCCATCGGCCTCAATACGGCTTGCTGGGACTCTCATCTCAACACACCAGCGACCATAGAGCTGCTCTCGCCCCTTCATATTAACATTCTCCGCTTTCCCGGCGGCTCTACTTCTGACGGCTATCACTGGCAAACGAATAACTCCGACAACAATACCTGGAAATGGGCTACCGATTTCGACAGCTTTGCACACATCGCACAAGCGCTCCATACGCAGGCCTTTATCACCGTCAACTACGGTTCCGGAACTCCGCAAGAAGCAGCGGCGTGGGTGCGCTATGCCAATATCGAAAAACACTACGGTTTCAAATATTGGGAGATCGGCAACGAATGCTACGGAAACTGGGAAGAAGATCACCATCCGATTCCTCATGATCCCTACACCTATGCCGTAGAAGCGGCTCAATTTATTACCCAAATGAAAGCCGTAGATCCCTCTATTAAAGTTGGCGTCGTCGCTGTCGTCGGTGAGGATTCTTTCGCCAATAATAAAAATCATGCTGCCGTGAACCCACGTACCCACCAAACCCACTACGGCTGGACTCCAGTCATGCTCTCAACTCTTCACCAACTAGGAGTCTTACCCGACTTCCTCATCTACCACCGCTACGAACAAAATCCGGGCAACGAGAGTGATGCCTTCCTTCTCCAAGCCGCTCGCACTTGGCCAAACGATGCGGCGAACCTCCGACAGCAGCTCTCGGACTATCTTGGCAGCGATGGCGACAAGGTTGCGCTGGTGTGCACGGAGAACAACTCTGTTTCTTACAACCCCGGCAAGCAGACCACCAGTCTTGTTAACGGCCTCTATCTTGCCGATAGCGTGGCCAACCTTCTGAAAACGGAATTCCAGTCCATTTGTTGGTGGGACTTACGCAACGGCCCCAGCCCCAATAACAACAATAGTTCCACTCTCTATGGATGGCGCAACTACGGCGACTATGGTATTGTGTCGCCTCAAAACGACCGCTATCCAACCTACTACGTTTTCAAACTGCTTGCCTACTTTGCCAACAGCGGCGATCAGATCGTCAGCGCCTCAAGTAACTACGATCTGCTCTCCATCTATGCCGCGCGTCATCCAAATGGCTCCCTCTCGCTGCTCATTATTAACAAAAGCCCCGATCAGACGCTCACTGGCGAAATTCACTTGGCAGGCTTCAACCCCCAGCGTGCCGCACTCTGTTATTCCTACGGCATCCCTCAAGATGACGCTGCGCGCACAGGCAAAGGTTCTCCAGACCTGGCGATGACAAGGTGCACTGTTCCAGGGGCCACATTTCGTTTTCAGTTCGCCCCTTATTCAGCAAATGTGCTCCTCTTAAAAGGAAAGTAG
- a CDS encoding kinase related to galactokinase and mevalonate kinase: MLVKSHAPVRIDFAGGWTDVNLFALGAGGAVVNATINHYVSGELEVYEEPEALSFPVALAGSQEGLRVAYRCDLPSGSGLGTSAALNVVWLSLIHSQIASEEDRARIAELAYQLEEMLGILGGKQDQYAAAFGGVNFMTFNQKVHVERLAISPKFIEMLEQRLVLCYTGKPRLSGSIHAHVWGAFKRGVPQTVQALYGLRDCALRMREALLGEDIAQFASILSENWQHQKALDPSITNDQIELLFEVASKAGAIGGKACGAGGGGCLLFCAKEGKANEVAMALSKAGARIIPFHFEWKGLEVTREE, from the coding sequence ATGTTGGTTAAGAGCCACGCTCCGGTGCGTATCGACTTCGCTGGGGGTTGGACCGATGTGAATCTTTTTGCACTAGGAGCTGGGGGCGCTGTAGTGAACGCTACTATCAATCACTATGTTTCTGGAGAGCTGGAAGTTTATGAAGAGCCAGAGGCGTTGAGCTTTCCCGTGGCTTTGGCAGGCAGCCAAGAGGGCTTAAGAGTGGCCTATAGGTGTGATCTTCCTTCTGGCTCAGGGCTAGGAACGTCGGCTGCCCTGAATGTTGTGTGGCTAAGCCTTATTCACTCTCAGATCGCTTCAGAAGAAGACAGAGCACGCATTGCAGAACTTGCGTATCAGTTAGAGGAGATGTTAGGGATTCTGGGCGGGAAACAAGATCAGTATGCTGCAGCCTTCGGTGGGGTGAACTTTATGACGTTCAATCAGAAAGTGCATGTGGAAAGGCTCGCCATCTCGCCAAAGTTCATAGAAATGTTAGAGCAGCGTTTAGTGCTGTGTTATACAGGCAAGCCGCGGCTATCAGGCAGCATTCATGCGCACGTTTGGGGCGCTTTCAAGAGAGGAGTTCCTCAAACGGTACAAGCACTATATGGGCTTCGTGATTGTGCCTTACGGATGCGTGAAGCGTTATTAGGAGAGGACATCGCCCAATTTGCCTCTATTTTGAGCGAGAACTGGCAGCATCAGAAGGCGCTTGACCCCTCGATAACAAACGATCAAATAGAACTGTTGTTTGAGGTGGCCAGTAAGGCTGGTGCCATTGGCGGCAAGGCATGTGGTGCTGGTGGGGGCGGATGCCTGCTTTTCTGTGCGAAGGAGGGCAAAGCGAATGAGGTGGCCATGGCGTTATCCAAAGCAGGTGCACGCATTATTCCTTTTCATTTCGAATGGAAGGGCTTGGAGGTGACGCGTGAGGAGTAG
- a CDS encoding neutral/alkaline non-lysosomal ceramidase N-terminal domain-containing protein has protein sequence MTKKVAVAILLSWMLSLLFSDGKALGASAFVAGAASVNITPVGAAVRVPLGGYAARKGALAMGVHDPVFARALVLGSGGQLVAIVSVDLCFLPSGIVQAVAQDLRQMRLVELTGSHLFLAATHTHSAPDPLAMDPANTFTQPKGWSCFNPQLLRWTAYHIALAVKQAYENRVPALLGYTTTEVEGLNRNRRDDPVLDRQLTVLRVVRRKDLRSIAELVVFASHPTIYTAKMLEISADWPGVMEQAIEKRYGGVCLFLNGAEGDAAPPDSRGLTEEQAVEQYGKAMAAAVLRLIPTIVYDVPVPVKAWQTSVILPRRQPNGLYLAAAGSLGISIPDAQNRVRQLMPSTTTISFVCIHRLLLIGMPCEPTGALGVALRREAEEKGYHRVAIVALVNDWLAYALTAKQYQHGGYEAGMSFYGPQLGDVLERAVSRGLSQERNSSAEQ, from the coding sequence ATGACAAAGAAGGTTGCTGTGGCTATCCTTTTGAGTTGGATGCTGAGCCTCCTCTTTTCTGATGGGAAGGCCCTTGGGGCATCTGCTTTTGTAGCGGGTGCAGCAAGCGTCAACATCACACCCGTTGGCGCTGCGGTCAGGGTGCCATTAGGAGGATATGCCGCTCGCAAGGGGGCTCTGGCGATGGGGGTGCATGACCCCGTTTTCGCCCGTGCTTTAGTGCTTGGTAGCGGAGGTCAGCTTGTCGCCATTGTCTCGGTAGATCTCTGCTTTTTACCTTCGGGCATCGTGCAGGCCGTAGCACAAGACCTACGGCAGATGAGGTTGGTCGAGTTAACCGGTAGCCATCTGTTCTTGGCGGCTACGCATACTCACAGCGCTCCCGATCCTCTGGCAATGGACCCTGCCAATACCTTTACGCAGCCCAAAGGTTGGAGCTGTTTTAATCCGCAGCTTCTTCGTTGGACGGCATATCACATTGCGCTTGCTGTGAAACAGGCGTATGAGAATCGCGTGCCGGCACTTCTAGGCTACACCACAACTGAGGTAGAAGGACTGAATCGCAATCGGCGTGACGACCCGGTGTTGGACAGGCAGTTGACGGTGCTGCGCGTTGTTCGTCGGAAAGATTTACGCTCGATTGCCGAATTGGTAGTATTTGCTTCCCATCCAACCATTTACACAGCGAAGATGCTAGAAATCTCCGCAGACTGGCCTGGAGTTATGGAACAGGCGATTGAGAAGCGCTACGGGGGCGTCTGTCTGTTTTTGAACGGCGCAGAAGGCGATGCCGCTCCTCCAGATTCGCGGGGGCTCACGGAGGAGCAAGCAGTTGAACAGTATGGGAAGGCCATGGCTGCTGCGGTTCTACGGCTTATTCCCACTATCGTTTACGACGTGCCGGTGCCGGTAAAAGCTTGGCAAACCTCCGTGATATTGCCAAGACGCCAACCAAATGGTCTTTATCTGGCTGCTGCAGGGAGTTTAGGGATCTCCATTCCTGATGCTCAAAACAGGGTGAGGCAGCTCATGCCGTCTACCACAACAATATCCTTTGTTTGTATTCATCGGCTGCTACTTATCGGCATGCCTTGTGAGCCTACAGGCGCTCTGGGAGTAGCCCTGAGGCGTGAGGCGGAGGAAAAGGGATATCATCGGGTTGCCATAGTGGCTCTCGTTAACGACTGGTTGGCCTACGCACTTACTGCGAAACAGTACCAGCATGGAGGCTATGAGGCGGGCATGTCGTTTTACGGCCCTCAACTAGGAGACGTTCTCGAGCGAGCTGTATCGAGGGGATTATCGCAGGAAAGAAACTCCTCAGCGGAGCAGTAG
- a CDS encoding dimethylarginine dimethylaminohydrolase family protein gives MTAASTIHQVLMCPPTAYDVCYEINPWMHLENRPDRSLAAKQWDALYQVLATKIGLTVHLIPQPPECPDMVFTANAGLVYEGKALLSQFRYPQRQPEVAYFRTWFEQQGYQVITPPSNCHFEGEGDALFVGDVLAAGYLKRSDICSHRWLADTLGLPVLSLELVDDRWYHLDTCFLPLEAHLVAYYPEAFDDYARTVIENNFETIPVCEEEALRFACNAVVIGHQVVLPTGCPQLTDALQQRGFVCYAVEMSEFLKAGGAAKCLTLLLR, from the coding sequence ATGACCGCTGCCTCTACTATCCACCAGGTTTTAATGTGCCCACCTACGGCCTACGACGTCTGCTATGAGATCAACCCATGGATGCATCTTGAAAACCGACCCGATCGATCTCTTGCTGCTAAACAGTGGGATGCGCTCTATCAAGTGCTGGCCACTAAAATAGGCCTTACCGTCCATCTGATTCCACAGCCACCCGAATGTCCCGACATGGTGTTCACAGCAAACGCCGGCCTCGTTTACGAAGGGAAAGCGCTGCTTTCCCAGTTTCGATACCCGCAACGTCAGCCCGAAGTAGCTTACTTCCGAACCTGGTTTGAACAACAGGGATATCAGGTAATAACCCCGCCATCCAATTGCCATTTCGAAGGAGAGGGCGATGCGCTGTTTGTAGGAGATGTGCTTGCGGCTGGCTACCTCAAACGGAGCGATATCTGTTCCCATCGTTGGCTCGCCGACACCCTGGGCCTGCCTGTCCTTTCCTTAGAACTCGTAGATGACCGATGGTATCATCTCGACACCTGCTTCCTACCTCTCGAAGCCCATCTGGTCGCCTACTATCCCGAAGCTTTCGATGATTATGCCCGAACGGTTATCGAAAACAACTTTGAAACCATTCCCGTCTGTGAAGAGGAGGCCTTACGCTTCGCCTGTAACGCCGTGGTGATAGGCCACCAAGTTGTTTTGCCGACCGGTTGCCCCCAACTAACAGATGCACTGCAACAGAGAGGTTTCGTGTGCTATGCCGTGGAGATGTCGGAGTTCCTTAAGGCAGGAGGAGCTGCAAAGTGCCTTACCCTACTGCTCCGCTGA
- a CDS encoding TIGR00300 family protein, with protein MPSEIVRLDGHIIDSLTLSKVLDIILKEGGEYRVLRFQMGATRSDPSHAEIEISAPDNETLERILHATGQHGTERTAGEVRLVPAPKDGVLPEGFYATTNLETHVRLGNEWIPVQFIEMDCAIVVEHKEGTPIARCTPMHHVREGELVVVGDTGVRVTPVERREPDDVFSFMGSDVSTERPKERVVAAIVHAMKETRQEGKKILFVGGPAIIHTGAGHYLEAIIRAGWIDVLFAGNALAAHDIEGALFGTSLGVEIATGTAMPHGHENHLRAINAIRAYGSIRHAVEAGFLRSGIMHACITTNTPFVLAGSIRDDGPLPDVITDVVEAQDKMRQHVRGVGVAIMVATTLHSVATGNLLPASVRTLCVDSDPDTVIKLMDRGTHQAFGLVTDCEFFLKELAAQLPNVKVVK; from the coding sequence ATGCCCTCTGAGATCGTTCGCCTAGATGGACATATTATCGACTCGCTCACCCTCTCAAAAGTCCTCGACATCATCCTCAAAGAGGGGGGTGAATATCGTGTGCTGCGCTTTCAAATGGGCGCAACACGCTCCGATCCGAGTCATGCTGAGATAGAGATCAGTGCTCCAGATAATGAAACGCTGGAACGCATCCTTCATGCAACCGGCCAACATGGCACGGAGCGCACAGCGGGAGAGGTCCGATTGGTGCCTGCCCCGAAGGATGGTGTGCTTCCCGAAGGCTTCTACGCCACAACCAATCTCGAAACCCACGTGCGACTAGGTAACGAATGGATCCCCGTGCAGTTCATTGAGATGGATTGCGCCATCGTCGTCGAACACAAGGAGGGTACGCCCATCGCACGTTGTACCCCCATGCATCATGTGCGTGAAGGGGAACTCGTCGTTGTTGGTGATACCGGTGTGCGCGTTACCCCTGTTGAACGGCGAGAACCGGACGATGTGTTTAGCTTTATGGGGAGCGATGTCTCCACCGAACGTCCAAAAGAGCGCGTCGTCGCCGCTATCGTGCACGCGATGAAAGAGACGCGACAGGAGGGAAAGAAAATTCTGTTTGTGGGTGGCCCGGCTATCATCCACACAGGTGCCGGCCACTACCTCGAAGCCATCATTCGTGCAGGATGGATAGACGTGCTTTTCGCAGGTAATGCGTTGGCTGCCCACGATATCGAGGGAGCGCTTTTCGGTACCTCTTTAGGAGTCGAGATCGCCACTGGAACGGCCATGCCTCATGGCCATGAAAACCATCTGCGTGCCATCAACGCTATAAGGGCCTATGGCTCTATCCGTCACGCGGTTGAAGCAGGCTTTCTTCGATCCGGCATTATGCACGCCTGTATCACCACAAATACCCCCTTCGTGTTAGCCGGTTCTATTCGTGACGACGGCCCCCTGCCCGACGTCATCACCGACGTTGTCGAAGCCCAAGATAAGATGCGCCAACATGTACGCGGAGTCGGCGTTGCCATCATGGTAGCAACCACCCTTCATTCGGTGGCAACCGGTAATCTCCTGCCTGCCTCCGTTCGTACCCTCTGTGTCGACTCCGACCCAGATACGGTTATTAAACTGATGGATCGGGGAACCCATCAGGCGTTTGGCCTCGTAACCGACTGCGAATTCTTCCTTAAAGAACTGGCAGCTCAACTGCCAAACGTCAAAGTCGTGAAATGA
- a CDS encoding DUF2231 domain-containing protein: MEIARFIGFLHPALVHFPIVLLLFAVALDLIGFFQQNPNIARFAQLTLLLGTCATLFAFVAGNFAEIWAARDGVPQDPMEYHELMATITSWSFVFLAAARLFLGISTRRSAMAIYLIFAVACCALLGYTGHLGAMLVYHHAAAVQVPGIAPTPTHEDLAILLQHQTQSAIFYSDMMHHIFGWLVLILSLMLLIDLLSPEWGSQVRRLAPLLFLAGGVFLLIFSDQDSWPLYHVHPFRPLTDKEVLMHKIYAVLMIAMGLHGLLKRQQVAKIGKEPQHRLLAVFALVGGALLFTHVHSNAPYANVAAGVYIHHTVMGFVALLIGAVKLAEDHLQQKQKQSFPLTAPTRVTRSLAIAYPCLMMFEAFLLINYNEGLPWFLGYGHLSRSAPHHGLVAPLGHERAELTYNPDTQRFDLYLYHQSNDLPYPIKVYSAQLVIKIGGDTTALKLHPTNADLSHYTGVATFLHNVTFFEPRALLWPSDRPPTAAPLIADFEPWIDHNAAFPHSYLPYVCPMHSNVGATHPGFCPLCGMPLEPNKPPRPWGVLHDPGYTLDFAMLSSPSLPSSPQALLTSSKRPQAVSEDTIRANAEAGQLLLPTQHAQLNPISSPRPDQLVRLVFTPRYQGQILHNLATVHEKKMHLIVVSQDLSFFDHIHPQLQPNGTLLIDYAFPFAGNFLLFADITPFGDRNQVFRIPVHVVGSPPPPKPLLLTPAQAKVFGPYRVQMLMTPSHPSWRDETVLTYTIWKNGLPVTDLQPYLGAAGHCVVISQDTMGYCHSHPLEVGKKHYGPTVQFHVLLSKPGIYKIWTQFQHEGKILTTDFVIKVQ, from the coding sequence ATGGAGATCGCACGTTTTATCGGTTTTTTACACCCGGCACTTGTGCATTTTCCCATCGTCCTGCTCCTTTTCGCTGTCGCTCTTGATCTTATCGGCTTCTTTCAACAAAACCCCAACATCGCACGATTTGCCCAACTTACCCTGCTTTTAGGCACCTGTGCAACCCTCTTTGCCTTCGTTGCTGGTAACTTTGCCGAAATCTGGGCGGCCCGCGATGGGGTTCCTCAAGATCCCATGGAATATCATGAGCTGATGGCTACTATCACCAGCTGGTCGTTCGTTTTCCTTGCCGCCGCACGGCTGTTTCTAGGTATCAGCACGCGACGTAGCGCCATGGCCATCTACCTCATCTTTGCGGTTGCTTGCTGCGCGCTACTGGGTTATACAGGCCATCTCGGTGCTATGCTTGTCTACCACCATGCCGCAGCTGTACAGGTTCCAGGTATCGCCCCAACTCCTACACATGAGGACCTCGCCATTCTACTACAACACCAGACGCAATCCGCCATTTTCTACTCCGACATGATGCACCATATCTTCGGCTGGTTGGTACTCATACTCTCCCTAATGCTACTTATCGATCTTCTCTCTCCCGAATGGGGCAGTCAGGTACGCCGGTTGGCTCCGTTGCTATTTCTTGCCGGTGGTGTTTTCCTCCTTATTTTTAGCGATCAGGATTCCTGGCCCCTCTACCATGTTCACCCATTCCGCCCCCTCACCGACAAAGAGGTTTTAATGCACAAAATCTACGCCGTCCTCATGATTGCTATGGGATTACATGGACTACTCAAACGTCAGCAGGTCGCTAAAATTGGAAAAGAACCTCAACACCGCCTGCTGGCCGTTTTCGCCTTGGTAGGGGGAGCCTTGCTTTTTACCCACGTTCACTCCAATGCACCCTATGCGAATGTAGCTGCAGGGGTCTATATCCATCATACCGTCATGGGGTTTGTTGCCCTGCTCATCGGCGCCGTTAAGTTAGCAGAAGACCACCTACAACAGAAACAGAAGCAAAGCTTTCCTCTTACTGCTCCGACACGGGTTACCCGCAGTCTAGCCATCGCCTACCCCTGTCTTATGATGTTCGAGGCGTTCCTTCTTATCAACTACAATGAAGGGCTTCCTTGGTTCTTAGGCTATGGACACCTAAGCCGCTCGGCCCCTCATCACGGCCTTGTAGCGCCCCTAGGTCATGAACGCGCCGAGTTGACCTATAACCCGGACACACAACGCTTCGATCTCTACCTTTATCATCAGAGCAACGATCTCCCCTACCCCATTAAGGTCTATAGCGCCCAACTCGTTATTAAAATTGGTGGTGACACCACAGCGCTCAAGCTACATCCCACAAATGCCGACCTTAGCCATTACACGGGCGTCGCCACTTTTTTGCATAACGTCACCTTCTTCGAACCACGAGCACTGCTCTGGCCTTCCGATCGCCCTCCGACCGCAGCGCCGCTCATCGCCGACTTCGAGCCGTGGATAGACCACAATGCGGCTTTTCCGCACAGCTACTTGCCCTATGTCTGTCCCATGCATTCAAACGTGGGAGCCACTCACCCTGGCTTTTGTCCTCTATGTGGCATGCCTTTAGAACCAAACAAACCACCGCGCCCTTGGGGAGTGCTGCACGACCCAGGCTACACGCTCGACTTCGCCATGCTCTCTAGTCCATCTCTTCCTTCATCTCCTCAAGCCCTTCTTACTTCCTCGAAGCGGCCACAAGCTGTATCGGAAGATACCATTCGCGCCAATGCCGAGGCGGGTCAACTACTCCTTCCCACCCAACATGCACAACTCAACCCCATCTCATCTCCTCGGCCTGATCAGCTCGTACGCTTGGTCTTTACGCCGCGCTACCAAGGGCAAATTCTTCATAACCTTGCAACCGTCCACGAAAAAAAGATGCACCTTATTGTGGTAAGCCAAGACCTCTCTTTCTTCGACCATATTCACCCGCAACTACAGCCCAACGGCACACTGCTTATAGACTATGCTTTTCCCTTTGCCGGCAATTTCCTGCTCTTTGCCGACATTACCCCATTTGGGGATAGAAATCAGGTATTTCGCATCCCGGTTCACGTCGTTGGTAGCCCTCCACCTCCTAAGCCGCTTTTGCTGACGCCGGCACAAGCAAAGGTATTTGGGCCTTATCGCGTGCAGATGCTTATGACTCCGAGCCACCCCTCTTGGCGCGATGAAACCGTACTTACCTACACCATTTGGAAAAATGGCCTACCCGTAACCGATCTTCAACCCTACCTTGGTGCGGCCGGACACTGTGTGGTTATCAGTCAAGACACCATGGGTTATTGCCATTCTCACCCTTTGGAAGTGGGTAAAAAGCACTACGGCCCAACGGTTCAGTTTCATGTTCTGCTGTCTAAACCTGGCATCTACAAAATTTGGACGCAGTTCCAACATGAAGGTAAAATTCTAACAACCGATTTTGTTATTAAAGTTCAATAG
- the pyrE gene encoding orotate phosphoribosyltransferase: MEAGLSPEKVREIFLQVGALRTGHFLLSSGRHSNEYWEKFWVLQYPEHVQTLCAEIARRFRHNTVDVVLGPTTGGILLAYEVARQLHTRALYAEKEQGIRCLRRGLVLPPNTHTLIVDDVMTTGGATRECIELAQRHQANIVGVAVLVDRSGGTINLGYRLEALLTVESPSYAPDECPLCRQGLPIEEPGTSRLR, translated from the coding sequence ATGGAAGCAGGATTGTCTCCAGAAAAAGTCCGTGAAATATTTCTCCAAGTTGGCGCTTTACGGACAGGCCACTTTCTTCTCTCTTCGGGGCGCCATAGCAATGAGTATTGGGAAAAGTTTTGGGTATTGCAATATCCTGAACATGTTCAAACGCTTTGTGCCGAAATAGCCCGACGCTTCCGCCATAACACGGTAGACGTTGTCCTCGGCCCCACCACAGGAGGCATTCTCCTGGCTTATGAGGTGGCGCGACAGCTGCACACACGCGCGCTCTATGCGGAAAAAGAACAGGGTATACGCTGTCTGCGCCGTGGGCTTGTACTGCCACCCAACACGCATACCCTTATTGTAGACGACGTTATGACCACCGGCGGTGCTACCCGTGAGTGTATCGAGCTGGCACAAAGACACCAGGCTAACATCGTGGGTGTGGCAGTGCTTGTGGATCGCAGTGGAGGGACCATTAATTTAGGTTATCGCCTCGAAGCCCTACTGACGGTCGAATCCCCCTCCTATGCGCCCGATGAATGTCCTCTCTGCCGTCAAGGCCTCCCTATCGAAGAGCCGGGAACTTCGCGCCTCCGATAA
- a CDS encoding cytochrome c3 family protein yields the protein MAQLFHPAANTVARVMVLCAFTGPIVALLVGSAITRSSFNTNVGVPLAQPVPFSHEHHAVELGIDCRYCHTDVERSPNPGLPSSEICMSCHSQIWTDSPLLKPVRDSYRENKPLVWNQVNWVPRFVYFPHDIHVARGISCNNCHGPIQKMMITYKGKAFFMVFCLNCHRQPEKFLAPPQFVWQLYQDIQRYGDRVDPTGKDGLTPREYALAEGKYYENQGADLVEGERLKKEYHIHTVQITNCSVCHH from the coding sequence ATGGCTCAACTCTTCCATCCGGCTGCGAACACAGTTGCGCGTGTGATGGTGCTTTGCGCTTTCACCGGCCCTATTGTGGCACTGCTTGTGGGTAGTGCGATCACGCGCTCCTCATTCAACACGAATGTAGGTGTGCCGCTCGCTCAGCCGGTTCCTTTTAGTCACGAGCATCATGCAGTAGAGCTTGGTATAGACTGTCGTTATTGTCATACCGATGTAGAGCGATCGCCCAATCCTGGGCTGCCCTCTTCGGAGATCTGTATGTCGTGTCATTCGCAGATTTGGACCGACAGTCCGCTTCTGAAACCGGTGCGTGATAGCTATCGTGAAAACAAACCTCTCGTGTGGAATCAGGTGAACTGGGTTCCGAGGTTCGTTTATTTCCCGCATGATATCCATGTGGCACGCGGTATCAGCTGTAACAACTGCCACGGTCCCATACAGAAGATGATGATTACCTATAAAGGCAAAGCTTTCTTTATGGTCTTTTGTCTTAACTGCCACCGTCAGCCCGAGAAGTTTTTAGCACCTCCTCAGTTTGTGTGGCAGCTCTATCAAGACATTCAACGCTATGGCGATAGAGTGGATCCAACCGGTAAAGACGGTCTAACGCCACGTGAATATGCGCTTGCGGAGGGTAAGTACTACGAAAATCAAGGGGCTGACCTAGTGGAGGGGGAGCGTCTTAAGAAGGAGTATCATATCCACACCGTTCAGATTACCAACTGCTCTGTCTGTCATCACTAA